cgtcaTGCCTGGCCTTCTGCTCCACCTCTGCTGGCAGGTCCTCCATCGAGATGGATCTGTGGTCCAGCCAAGCGATGATATCTTGGAAAACAGTGCGGATGTTGTTGGGCGACTCACCAGAGGTGAGGGCGTGCCACATGCCTGGGTAGAGCTTGAGCGTCTTGTCCTGGCTCGCCGCCGATTGGTATAACAGCTCGCTCACCGAAGGGTCCGTCACCTTGTCCGCACCGCCGTGTACGATCAGGAACGGCAACGACACCTTCAACAATTAATTAATGTGGGTCAATTTTCTGAATTGTACGTGTTGGCCTGGTCCGTCTGTTTTATTTCTCATTAGCAATGATGTTCTTTGAACACTCATATCAGCATATGAATCGAGAAACAATGTGGGTCAATTTTCTGAATTGTGTTGGCCTGGTCAGACAACAAGCGAGTAATATAATTGGACAGTGACGTTCCTTATTACTAGAGCTGTACTGATCGATCCCTAGCTAATTGGACAGTGGCTAATTGTTGACCGAACCACTTAACTAATTGGACAGTGGATAATTAATAAAGTACTGGTTTTGAAGCAGATGGATCCACATCTCCACCACCATGTGATCTGTTAGTTAATTAATTGGGAGGATCGGAGGAGATAAATCCAGAAGAATTAGATTCTCTGTTTGTTTGGATTCAAGTGTTAATGGGTAAGTAAAAgtactaaactttagcactaatGTATTCAAACAGAAGAAGAAGTAATTAGTAAATCAAGCAATTAGTAAAGTAGTAGATAGATAAAGAGTAGTAGGACGTACCTTGTGCAGGAGGTTGGCCTCGACGTCCAAGCTGACCTTGAGCAGCTCGAAGGCGGTCTTGAGTCGCGGCTTGTCCTTGTAGCAGTAGGGGTTGCCCCGGATCTCGTCCCTCTTCTCCTGCATCCTGTAGGCGGCGTCGATGACGTCGGCGGTGGGCACGATCTTCCAGGTGGGGATGATGGAGGTGATGGCCCTCAGGATGTTGACGACCACCGGGTGAGGCcgcatgtcgtcggcgatctTGCACATGGGCGCCACCAGCACGGCGCCGGCCCAGAAGTCGGGGcgagcgcggtggaggaggagagcgACGGCGCCGCCCATGGACTCGCCGAGAAGGAAGAACCTGCGGACGTGGGAGCGGCGGACGACGGAGGCGAAGTAGTCGTCGCAGTCCTGGACGAGGGCCTGGAAGTCTGGCACGTAGCCCTGCAGGCCGTCGGAGCGGCCGTGGCCCTCGTAGTCGAGGCCGTACACGGCGTAGCCGGCACGGGCCAGACGCTCGCCGGTGCCGCGCATGGTAACGCCGCACTCCACAGCGTAACCTAATTAATTGTTGATTCATTCAGTTTCCAAATTCCAAACAGTGCCAGAATTGAATAATTGAATATCGCAATAATTAAGAAGCCAACCATGGCAGAGGAAGATGAGCGCCTTGGGAGGGCCCTGCTTCGTCGTCCACCTCTTCCCAGGCAGCCATCTGCATGC
This genomic interval from Panicum virgatum strain AP13 chromosome 8K, P.virgatum_v5, whole genome shotgun sequence contains the following:
- the LOC120643354 gene encoding caffeoylshikimate esterase-like isoform X2 — translated: MSLFACRWLPGKRWTTKQGPPKALIFLCHGYAVECGVTMRGTGERLARAGYAVYGLDYEGHGRSDGLQGYVPDFQALVQDCDDYFASVVRRSHVRRFFLLGESMGGAVALLLHRARPDFWAGAVLVAPMCKIADDMRPHPVVVNILRAITSIIPTWKIVPTADVIDAAYRMQEKRDEIRGNPYCYKDKPRLKTAFELLKVSLDVEANLLHKVSLPFLIVHGGADKVTDPSVSELLYQSAASQDKTLKLYPGMWHALTSGESPNNIRTVFQDIIAWLDHRSISMEDLPAEVEQKARHDDHHHHAAGNTK
- the LOC120643354 gene encoding caffeoylshikimate esterase-like isoform X1, with the translated sequence MSSGNGGGGEDDDVLDHEYQEEYVRNSRGMSLFACRWLPGKRWTTKQGPPKALIFLCHGYAVECGVTMRGTGERLARAGYAVYGLDYEGHGRSDGLQGYVPDFQALVQDCDDYFASVVRRSHVRRFFLLGESMGGAVALLLHRARPDFWAGAVLVAPMCKIADDMRPHPVVVNILRAITSIIPTWKIVPTADVIDAAYRMQEKRDEIRGNPYCYKDKPRLKTAFELLKVSLDVEANLLHKVSLPFLIVHGGADKVTDPSVSELLYQSAASQDKTLKLYPGMWHALTSGESPNNIRTVFQDIIAWLDHRSISMEDLPAEVEQKARHDDHHHHAAGNTK